Proteins encoded within one genomic window of Chitinophagaceae bacterium:
- a CDS encoding DUF4292 domain-containing protein gives MNNKIIIIITLSLFISCSKKHIPTIYTKKNNEASLYIPIDEKYLTLNGSIQYKDNTQNYNMRTQIRIKYDSIIWVSLSVFGFEAARVLLTKDSVYILNRLQKNYSKSSYKKIEELFHLHSQYPFIQSILLGNPFIHITKSDTIQYNEDGNTIKQNFQNYRIETLINNNNKKIEKIQISHIKTADRFSIFYSNYQSIYDTNALYPYSILIEGNYKNTSEPGNSNFVKTHIQIEKTEKGTNTLQFPFSIPESYEIH, from the coding sequence ATGAATAATAAAATAATAATAATAATTACTCTCTCCTTATTTATTTCTTGTAGTAAAAAACATATTCCCACCATTTACACAAAAAAAAATAATGAAGCATCTCTTTATATACCCATAGATGAGAAGTATCTCACGCTCAATGGAAGTATCCAATATAAAGATAATACTCAAAATTATAATATGAGAACTCAAATACGCATAAAATATGATAGTATTATTTGGGTATCTTTATCCGTATTTGGTTTTGAAGCGGCAAGGGTACTCCTTACCAAAGATTCTGTATATATACTCAATAGATTGCAAAAAAATTATTCCAAAAGCTCTTATAAAAAAATAGAAGAATTATTCCATCTGCATTCTCAGTATCCATTTATCCAATCCATTCTTTTAGGAAATCCTTTTATACATATAACAAAATCAGATACTATACAGTATAATGAGGATGGGAATACTATAAAACAAAATTTTCAAAACTATCGAATAGAAACTCTTATCAATAATAACAACAAAAAAATAGAAAAGATTCAAATATCCCATATAAAAACGGCAGATAGGTTTTCTATATTCTATAGCAACTACCAATCTATTTATGATACCAATGCTTTATATCCCTATTCTATTCTTATAGAAGGAAACTACAAAAATACCTCCGAACCAGGAAACAGTAATTTTGTTAAAACACATATCCAAATCGAAAAGACAGAGAAAGGAACAAATACGTTGCAATTCCCATTCAGTATACCCGAAAGCTATGAAATACATTAA